From the genome of Deltaproteobacteria bacterium, one region includes:
- a CDS encoding diguanylate cyclase — MSDIVLTTLRKGLASVFPPVTTKLLKELVNPDPDLKRIGELIGMDPGLTSTILSLANSPIYGQAHKIADIQRATVVLGNKEILKIALSLSFQKNTKAFMARKGTDPYNNWRMIIWSAIAAEHLALDLAPEKAGMAYICALLKDLSILLLCASSETCVSLFDNGDDIITLRSGQFEQEKSMLGHTHPVLTQILLDEWNLPDFCYDSILKHHELNRIQELDPFSQSVALATRWAEVEFSALERPEPLFQFQSLLASVTGLDRTEVAKAREVCTERFKAMCTTLDLDPAGLSSRLYDYSIQAMQTFYFQCMEIQSMQGGLPAIASAMANHFRWNWGLENWELLLFEPNAAVWKLFRQTGPTGNPNIEVFPQVDRVAWGLSEPGHSAESGGLKLAEFRHESPTASTALEREINLYFRFFGHAFSFYYLQHAAMESKARTLDILPVGVARLDGDGRILQANERFRSFFSRSVDGAAFWPAISSAAKIPPDPHWDTFLTGSKAATFNRLFCPLGAGVAPKTTCMYINAHKVILDGRLEIIALAEDITQLAELENEAVQQREFLNSLLEAMQDIVLTVDKEGTILFISHEQSRELLGRNIFEIARPESVLTVDWGPASLKSGHPLEVKMHLGRNNFKSLEFIVTPLHGGQSSYLIVGRDLTQIRRLEEKIKLQAAYDNLTKLFNRHQFQLAIEREISRNGRTQRPMGIIFFDVDHFKTYNDTHGHQEGDKVLQNIGTILRQNLRKGMDFPCRYGGDEFVILVSEVNPSVLQSMAERIARQFETMFDSAMTLSIGLAMLLAGESAEELLYRADHASYASKARGGNTITWAEEPAAAS, encoded by the coding sequence ATGTCCGATATCGTCCTCACCACCCTCCGCAAGGGACTGGCTTCGGTCTTTCCCCCGGTGACCACCAAACTCCTCAAGGAACTGGTCAACCCCGATCCCGATCTGAAGCGGATCGGAGAACTGATCGGAATGGACCCAGGTCTTACGTCCACAATCCTCTCCCTGGCCAACTCCCCGATCTACGGACAGGCTCATAAAATCGCCGACATTCAGCGGGCCACGGTCGTCCTCGGGAACAAGGAAATTCTCAAAATCGCCCTGTCCCTGTCGTTTCAAAAAAACACCAAGGCCTTCATGGCCCGGAAGGGCACCGACCCGTACAACAACTGGCGGATGATCATCTGGTCGGCCATTGCCGCCGAACATCTGGCCTTGGATCTGGCCCCGGAAAAGGCCGGCATGGCCTACATCTGCGCCCTGCTCAAGGACCTTTCCATCCTTCTGCTCTGCGCCTCCTCCGAGACCTGCGTCTCTCTGTTCGACAACGGCGACGACATCATCACCCTGCGCAGCGGCCAGTTCGAGCAGGAAAAATCAATGCTCGGCCATACTCACCCGGTCCTGACCCAGATTCTCCTCGACGAGTGGAACCTGCCGGATTTCTGCTACGACAGCATCCTCAAGCACCATGAACTGAACCGCATCCAGGAACTGGATCCTTTTTCCCAGTCCGTGGCCCTGGCCACGCGCTGGGCCGAGGTCGAATTCTCCGCCCTGGAGCGACCCGAACCCCTGTTCCAATTCCAATCCCTTTTGGCCTCGGTGACTGGACTGGACCGCACGGAAGTTGCCAAGGCCCGGGAGGTCTGCACTGAACGCTTCAAGGCCATGTGCACTACCCTGGATCTTGATCCCGCGGGGCTGTCCAGTCGTCTCTACGACTACTCCATCCAGGCCATGCAGACCTTCTACTTCCAGTGCATGGAAATTCAGAGCATGCAGGGCGGCCTCCCGGCTATCGCCTCGGCCATGGCCAATCACTTTCGCTGGAATTGGGGCTTGGAGAACTGGGAACTCCTCCTCTTCGAGCCGAACGCCGCGGTCTGGAAGCTTTTCCGCCAGACCGGCCCGACCGGGAATCCGAATATCGAAGTCTTTCCCCAGGTCGACCGGGTGGCCTGGGGCCTGTCCGAGCCTGGTCATTCGGCCGAGTCCGGAGGACTGAAGCTGGCTGAATTCCGGCACGAGAGTCCAACAGCCTCCACCGCTCTCGAGAGAGAGATCAATCTCTATTTCCGCTTCTTCGGCCACGCCTTCTCATTCTACTATCTCCAGCACGCGGCCATGGAATCCAAGGCTAGGACCCTCGACATCCTTCCAGTGGGCGTGGCCAGACTGGACGGCGACGGCCGCATCCTTCAGGCTAACGAGCGTTTCAGATCCTTCTTCTCCCGGTCCGTGGACGGAGCCGCGTTCTGGCCGGCCATCTCCTCAGCGGCCAAAATTCCTCCCGATCCTCATTGGGACACCTTTCTGACCGGCTCCAAGGCAGCCACTTTCAACAGACTCTTCTGCCCCCTCGGGGCCGGGGTCGCTCCCAAGACGACCTGCATGTACATCAACGCCCACAAGGTCATTCTGGACGGCCGTCTCGAAATCATCGCCCTGGCCGAGGATATCACCCAACTGGCCGAACTGGAAAACGAGGCCGTCCAACAACGCGAGTTCCTGAACAGCCTTCTGGAGGCCATGCAGGACATCGTTTTGACCGTGGACAAGGAGGGAACCATCCTCTTCATCTCCCACGAACAGAGCCGGGAACTCCTCGGCCGGAATATCTTCGAGATCGCCCGGCCCGAAAGCGTCCTGACCGTCGACTGGGGCCCGGCCTCCCTCAAGTCTGGGCATCCATTGGAAGTCAAGATGCATCTTGGTCGTAACAATTTCAAATCATTAGAATTTATCGTCACCCCCCTGCACGGCGGGCAGTCTTCCTATCTGATCGTCGGCCGGGATCTGACCCAGATCCGCCGCCTGGAGGAAAAGATCAAACTCCAGGCCGCCTACGACAACCTGACCAAACTCTTCAACCGGCATCAGTTCCAGTTGGCCATCGAACGGGAAATCTCCCGCAACGGACGGACCCAGCGGCCCATGGGCATCATCTTTTTCGACGTCGATCACTTCAAGACCTATAACGACACCCACGGCCACCAGGAAGGGGACAAGGTCCTCCAGAACATCGGGACCATCCTGAGACAGAATCTGCGCAAGGGCATGGACTTTCCCTGCCGGTACGGCGGAGACGAGTTCGTCATCCTCGTCTCGGAGGTCAATCCTTCCGTGCTCCAGTCCATGGCCGAACGCATCGCCCGGCAGTTCGAAACCATGTTCGACTCGGCCATGACCCTGAGCATAGGCCTGGCCATGCTCCTGGCCGGAGAATCTGCAGAGGAGCTTCTCTACAGGGCAGACCATGCCAGCTACGCATCCAAGGCCAGGGGCGGAAACACCATCACCTGGGCCGAGGAACCGGCCGCCGCATCATGA
- a CDS encoding polyprenyl synthetase family protein: MKELKAYLLREKEPIEASIRQALAGLHPLVRPVAEHVLLAGGKRLRPLLVILSARAGGYDGPDLHALAAALELFHSATLIHDDILDHAETRRGQASTHLEFGLTESVLAGDVLLALANRIVARTGNPALTECVSEAIQETAVGEMLEIAQGRIPDFSEDDYLKIIIGKTAFLIQAAAEFGAILAGRDDQARAAAREFGRHVGIAFQLVDDALDFEADSEHLGKPAGTDLREGKLTLPAILYLKTLESEVRNELVAEITSRRLDHQTLGSLADAIDKGGFSGKTRTQAEEYIAVALKALPAFASGSEARILAQMAQYITTRQR, encoded by the coding sequence ATGAAAGAACTCAAAGCCTACCTTTTGCGCGAAAAAGAGCCCATTGAGGCCTCCATCCGCCAGGCCCTCGCCGGCCTGCACCCCCTGGTCCGACCGGTGGCCGAGCATGTTCTCCTGGCCGGAGGCAAACGACTGCGGCCTCTTCTGGTCATCCTTTCGGCCCGGGCGGGTGGGTACGACGGTCCCGACCTCCACGCGTTGGCAGCGGCCCTGGAGCTTTTTCACTCGGCAACGCTCATCCATGACGACATCCTGGACCACGCCGAAACCCGCCGAGGCCAGGCCAGCACCCACCTTGAATTCGGCCTGACCGAGTCCGTCCTGGCTGGGGACGTCCTCCTGGCCCTGGCCAATCGTATCGTGGCCCGGACCGGCAACCCGGCCCTGACCGAGTGCGTCTCCGAGGCCATCCAGGAGACGGCCGTCGGGGAGATGCTGGAAATCGCCCAGGGCCGAATCCCCGACTTCTCCGAGGACGACTACCTCAAAATCATCATCGGCAAGACCGCCTTTCTGATCCAGGCCGCTGCCGAATTCGGGGCCATTCTGGCCGGAAGGGACGACCAGGCCCGCGCCGCGGCCCGGGAGTTCGGCCGCCACGTGGGCATCGCCTTTCAGCTCGTGGACGACGCCCTTGACTTCGAGGCCGATTCCGAACATCTGGGCAAGCCCGCCGGAACGGACCTCCGGGAGGGAAAGTTGACCCTGCCGGCGATCCTCTACCTCAAGACCCTGGAGTCTGAGGTCCGAAACGAACTCGTGGCCGAAATCACCTCCCGGCGCCTGGACCATCAAACCCTGGGCTCCCTGGCCGATGCTATTGACAAAGGTGGTTTTTCCGGAAAGACAAGAACACAGGCTGAAGAATACATTGCCGTTGCCCTGAAGGCACTTCCGGCGTTCGCCTCCGGCTCCGAAGCCCGAATCCTGGCTCAAATGGCCCAATACATCACAACCCGCCAACGATAA
- the mqnB gene encoding futalosine hydrolase: MPMIVFALATASEHRATFDSDRPLSGPSSSTSLITGIGPVNAAAGLAAFLAVNPSVCGVVNLGVAGTFSTVRAALGKTVVVEHEIWPEFGLYTDSGLDPEALGFALAQIDGRPVWDRLDLDPDRAARDMGLALDPEWKRGPSLTVAGVTGTPERARHLSKLYDALLENMEGFALALVCAGRRIPFLEIRTVSNLVGSRRPEDWALHPALNRLSAIRQHLIPGRSQPCS; this comes from the coding sequence TTGCCCATGATCGTCTTTGCCCTGGCCACCGCGTCCGAACATCGAGCCACCTTCGACTCGGACCGCCCCCTGTCGGGCCCGTCCAGCTCCACAAGCCTGATCACCGGCATCGGCCCCGTCAACGCCGCCGCTGGTCTGGCCGCCTTTCTGGCCGTCAATCCATCCGTCTGCGGAGTCGTCAATCTCGGGGTGGCCGGAACCTTTTCCACGGTTCGGGCAGCCTTGGGGAAGACCGTCGTCGTCGAGCACGAGATCTGGCCCGAATTCGGCCTGTACACGGACTCCGGACTGGACCCCGAGGCCCTTGGCTTCGCCCTGGCCCAAATCGACGGCCGACCGGTATGGGACCGCCTGGACCTTGACCCGGACCGGGCCGCCCGGGACATGGGTCTGGCCCTCGATCCCGAATGGAAACGAGGCCCCAGCCTGACCGTGGCCGGGGTGACCGGAACCCCTGAGCGGGCACGTCACCTGTCAAAGCTCTACGATGCCCTCCTGGAGAACATGGAAGGCTTCGCCCTGGCCCTGGTCTGCGCCGGTCGGCGCATCCCCTTTCTGGAAATTCGAACGGTCTCCAATCTCGTCGGCAGCCGACGGCCCGAGGACTGGGCACTGCACCCGGCCCTGAACCGGCTTTCCGCCATCCGGCAACACCTGATCCCCGGGCGAAGTCAACCATGCTCCTGA
- a CDS encoding nucleotide sugar dehydrogenase, whose protein sequence is MITFEHLENRTSAIGVVGLGYVGLPLAVALSEHFRVVGFDISALRIEALRSGRDSTLEVDGERLSRAPIEFTADPSTMAGCGLIIVAVPTPIDGNRRPDLGPVQSATTTVGRAMSAGSVVVYESTVYPGVTEDVCVPILETESGLSCGTDFKVGYSPERINPGDRVHTLETIVKIVAGQDPETADLLARVYGRVVTAGIHRASSIKVAEAAKVIENTQRDLNIALMNELAQIFDHLGIDTLEVLQAAGSKWNFLPFRPGLVGGHCIGVDPYYLTFLAESLGFHPQVILAGRRINDGMAKYVAERTVKELIRRQCRVMGARVGVLGLTFKENVPDLRNSKVADLVRELRDYGVEVLIHDPLADPDEARREYTLDLVDMSEFHDLDGLVLAVGHDEFKPLAPDRIEAMFARAHRGVIVDIKAFFDPAPLRDRGLAFWRL, encoded by the coding sequence ATGATCACTTTCGAACACCTTGAAAACCGAACCAGCGCCATCGGAGTTGTCGGTCTGGGCTACGTCGGACTGCCCCTGGCCGTGGCCCTCTCCGAACACTTCCGGGTAGTCGGATTCGATATCTCAGCCCTCCGCATCGAGGCCCTCCGGTCCGGAAGGGATTCGACCCTGGAAGTCGATGGCGAGCGCCTGTCACGGGCCCCCATCGAATTCACGGCCGATCCCTCGACCATGGCCGGATGCGGACTGATCATCGTGGCCGTGCCGACCCCCATCGACGGAAATCGCAGACCCGACCTGGGTCCGGTCCAAAGCGCCACGACCACCGTCGGACGGGCCATGTCCGCCGGGAGCGTCGTGGTCTACGAGTCCACGGTTTACCCTGGGGTCACCGAGGACGTCTGTGTGCCCATCCTGGAAACCGAATCGGGCCTATCCTGCGGAACAGACTTTAAGGTTGGCTACTCCCCGGAACGTATCAATCCCGGCGACCGGGTCCACACCCTGGAAACCATCGTCAAAATCGTGGCTGGACAGGACCCCGAAACAGCCGATCTCCTGGCCCGAGTCTACGGACGGGTGGTCACGGCCGGCATCCACCGGGCCTCAAGCATCAAGGTCGCCGAGGCGGCCAAGGTCATTGAGAACACCCAGCGCGACCTGAACATCGCCCTGATGAACGAGCTGGCCCAGATCTTCGACCATCTGGGCATCGACACCCTCGAGGTCCTTCAGGCCGCCGGGTCCAAATGGAATTTCCTGCCCTTCCGGCCCGGCCTGGTCGGCGGTCATTGCATTGGCGTGGACCCCTACTACCTGACCTTCCTGGCCGAGTCCCTGGGCTTCCATCCCCAGGTCATCCTGGCCGGTCGACGCATCAACGACGGCATGGCCAAGTACGTGGCCGAGCGGACCGTCAAGGAATTGATCCGCCGCCAATGCCGGGTCATGGGAGCCAGGGTTGGAGTCCTTGGGCTGACCTTCAAGGAAAACGTCCCGGATCTTCGCAACAGCAAGGTCGCCGACCTGGTCCGAGAACTGCGCGACTACGGAGTTGAGGTTCTGATCCACGACCCTCTGGCCGATCCGGATGAGGCCCGCCGGGAGTACACCCTCGACCTCGTGGACATGAGCGAGTTCCACGACCTCGACGGCCTTGTTTTGGCCGTGGGCCACGACGAATTCAAGCCCCTGGCCCCGGACCGAATCGAGGCCATGTTTGCCCGAGCCCATCGCGGCGTGATCGTGGACATCAAGGCATTTTTCGATCCTGCCCCCCTGCGGGACCGGGGCCTGGCCTTTTGGCGCCTTTAG
- a CDS encoding DUF2065 domain-containing protein, whose protein sequence is MSFNLSIFLCGLGLALILEGLPYFLWAEKMPVILRTMAEQPPGRLRILGLCAILSGLAVVFMGRSLH, encoded by the coding sequence ATGAGTTTCAACCTGTCAATTTTCCTTTGTGGTCTCGGACTGGCCCTCATCCTTGAGGGCCTACCCTATTTCCTATGGGCCGAAAAAATGCCCGTAATTTTGCGGACCATGGCCGAACAGCCTCCCGGCAGACTCAGAATTCTGGGCCTGTGCGCTATCCTGTCCGGGTTGGCGGTCGTGTTCATGGGCCGTTCCCTGCACTGA
- a CDS encoding ubiquinone/menaquinone biosynthesis methyltransferase, translating into MSHPERDARIAGLFDGIAARYDLLNRVLSLGLDRVWRRRLVKAAGQGPVFVDLAAGTLDVSLALAQTNLRTRVLAMDVAGAMLRQGLKKIPPSHHSNIRAVLADARVLPLPDACADAATIAFGIRNIQPRAQAWAEILRILKPGGRLCVLEFGTGRRRIWGGIYNLYLRYILPRIGAVVSRDPTAYRYLAETIAAFPDESLLAGEILESGFADVTYTPMTSGIVFLHTALKAPATETVPFSAGNGP; encoded by the coding sequence ATGAGCCATCCGGAGCGGGACGCCCGCATCGCCGGGCTGTTCGATGGCATCGCCGCCCGCTACGATCTGCTCAACCGGGTCCTCAGTCTGGGGCTCGACCGGGTCTGGCGCCGCCGATTGGTCAAGGCCGCAGGCCAGGGTCCGGTCTTCGTCGACCTCGCGGCCGGAACCCTGGACGTCTCCCTGGCCTTGGCCCAGACAAACCTTCGGACCCGGGTCCTGGCCATGGACGTGGCCGGAGCCATGCTCCGTCAGGGCTTGAAGAAAATCCCGCCATCCCATCACTCGAACATCCGGGCTGTCCTGGCCGACGCCAGAGTTCTGCCCCTGCCCGACGCCTGCGCCGATGCCGCGACCATCGCCTTCGGCATCAGGAACATCCAACCCCGTGCCCAGGCCTGGGCCGAAATCTTGCGCATCCTCAAACCCGGCGGTCGGCTTTGCGTCCTTGAATTCGGCACCGGACGCCGACGAATCTGGGGGGGCATCTACAATCTATATCTTCGGTACATCCTCCCCCGGATCGGGGCAGTGGTCTCCAGGGACCCCACGGCCTACCGCTACCTGGCCGAGACCATCGCCGCCTTTCCCGACGAAAGCCTCCTGGCCGGAGAAATACTCGAAAGCGGTTTCGCCGACGTGACCTACACCCCCATGACCTCGGGCATCGTCTTCCTGCACACGGCCCTCAAAGCCCCGGCGACGGAAACGGTTCCGTTCAGTGCAGGGAACGGCCCATGA
- a CDS encoding ATP-binding cassette domain-containing protein, giving the protein MIEAQGLCMRYGPVTALEDCSFDVRKGEIVGLLGPNGAGKSTAMKILTTFLYPTSGTATVAGHDVLTEPLEVRRRMGALPENLPLYSRLEVGEYLKFVAQARGVTGKTLASRMAWVLERTGLGVMYYRPIGELSKGYRQRTALAQALIHDPDVIILDEPTTGLDPHQILDIRKLVKELAADRTVLFSTHILQEVEAIADRIVIISQGRIVAAGSLAELTGQAGLQPGVEIVIRAEFDSARESLEHCVPGCSVDLARVEGEWSCIRLQGEEPALVCSAVYREAVSQGWDLRSIRPEPVSLESVFLALTRAEKPAAAEGGKAHA; this is encoded by the coding sequence ATGATCGAAGCCCAAGGCCTGTGTATGCGATACGGGCCAGTGACCGCCCTGGAAGACTGCAGCTTCGACGTCCGCAAGGGCGAGATCGTCGGGCTGCTGGGGCCCAACGGGGCGGGCAAGTCAACGGCCATGAAGATTTTGACCACCTTTCTCTACCCGACCTCGGGAACGGCCACGGTGGCCGGACACGATGTCTTGACCGAACCTCTGGAGGTTCGGAGGCGGATGGGAGCCCTTCCGGAGAACCTGCCCCTGTATTCCCGGCTGGAGGTCGGGGAATACCTGAAATTCGTGGCCCAGGCTCGGGGCGTCACGGGAAAAACCTTGGCCTCCCGCATGGCCTGGGTCCTGGAGCGGACCGGTCTGGGAGTCATGTACTATCGGCCCATCGGGGAGCTCTCCAAGGGCTATCGGCAACGGACGGCCCTGGCCCAGGCCCTGATCCACGACCCTGATGTCATTATCCTTGACGAGCCGACCACGGGGCTGGATCCCCATCAGATTCTGGACATCAGAAAACTCGTCAAGGAACTGGCGGCAGATAGGACGGTTCTTTTCTCGACCCATATTCTTCAGGAAGTGGAGGCCATCGCCGACCGGATCGTCATCATCAGCCAGGGCCGGATCGTGGCCGCCGGCTCCCTGGCAGAACTGACGGGTCAAGCCGGGCTGCAGCCCGGAGTGGAAATCGTCATCCGGGCCGAGTTCGACTCGGCGCGCGAGTCCCTGGAACATTGTGTCCCGGGCTGTTCGGTGGACCTGGCCCGGGTCGAGGGAGAGTGGTCCTGCATCCGTCTCCAGGGGGAAGAACCGGCCCTGGTCTGCTCGGCAGTCTACCGGGAGGCGGTCAGCCAGGGTTGGGACCTCCGGTCCATCAGACCCGAACCCGTGAGCCTGGAATCGGTTTTTCTGGCCCTGACCAGGGCTGAGAAACCGGCCGCGGCCGAAGGAGGGAAGGCCCATGCGTAG
- a CDS encoding DUF4340 domain-containing protein, with the protein MNRKLVILVFVFVAVAAALLIRKTISKTPDLTTYEDLAVFFPAGSSEADVREIVLRVGDNANATARIVRQGEEWILPEMYDALADEHQVRELIRMARELRGEFRAEDKALLADFGLVEGPESKGFRMIGTSGQTLLDIQVGKGDGRSAFVRRPGEDRVYVVQGNILFQTGLNRDSLDRSRWMNRNLTVLPQDSAQEIILVGPDGTVTLTAFTPEQAEGANATVPMLDGKNWRADLDTWTEEQSMTAAKFIESALALMHVDEAVDPARKAELGLEEPEYLVRVRTWDRTVEIAGTKSGEEFFVEILGKPRVYRVSGSVFGRVFPDKDSCGH; encoded by the coding sequence ATGAATAGAAAACTCGTGATTTTGGTCTTTGTCTTTGTGGCCGTGGCGGCCGCCCTGCTGATTCGGAAGACAATCAGCAAGACTCCGGACCTGACGACCTACGAGGACTTGGCCGTGTTTTTTCCGGCTGGATCCTCAGAGGCCGACGTCCGGGAGATCGTTCTGAGGGTTGGCGACAATGCCAATGCCACGGCCAGGATCGTCCGCCAAGGTGAGGAATGGATTCTGCCTGAGATGTACGACGCTCTGGCCGACGAGCATCAGGTCCGGGAACTCATTCGGATGGCCCGGGAACTGCGCGGTGAATTCCGGGCCGAAGACAAGGCCCTGCTGGCCGATTTCGGCCTGGTGGAAGGCCCGGAGTCCAAAGGGTTTCGGATGATCGGAACCTCCGGCCAGACGCTGCTCGACATCCAGGTGGGCAAGGGTGACGGACGAAGCGCCTTTGTTCGAAGGCCCGGGGAGGACCGGGTCTATGTGGTCCAGGGGAACATCCTATTCCAGACGGGCCTGAACAGGGATTCGCTGGATCGGAGCCGTTGGATGAACCGCAATCTGACGGTTCTGCCCCAGGATTCGGCCCAGGAAATCATCCTGGTCGGTCCGGATGGCACGGTTACCTTGACGGCCTTCACCCCCGAACAGGCGGAAGGGGCCAACGCAACGGTGCCGATGCTCGACGGCAAGAACTGGCGGGCGGATCTCGACACTTGGACAGAGGAGCAGTCCATGACTGCAGCCAAATTCATTGAGAGCGCCCTTGCCCTTATGCACGTCGATGAGGCCGTGGACCCGGCCCGGAAGGCCGAGCTCGGTCTGGAAGAACCTGAATACCTGGTCCGGGTCAGGACCTGGGACCGGACCGTAGAGATCGCCGGAACCAAGAGCGGCGAGGAGTTTTTTGTCGAAATTCTCGGGAAGCCCCGGGTGTACCGTGTCAGCGGGTCGGTTTTCGGCCGGGTATTTCCCGACAAAGATTCTTGCGGGCATTGA
- a CDS encoding VOC family protein: MYTGVNHLALTTTDMEATIRFWRDLLGLPLVAGLGERGYRQYFFSLTDRDMVAFFEWPEGRRPSLKDHGVPTREPLAFDHVSIGVESDDDLWVLKDRLEAAGFWVSEVMDHGFIHSIYSFDPNDIPIEFSSPVRGVDLRTRPVMADRNPVPAALEGPMPRPEPWPRPEPFPGSERAVYPGEGLSLLNQTGKPRQSEDPQDTIS; this comes from the coding sequence ATGTACACCGGGGTGAACCATCTGGCCCTGACGACCACGGACATGGAGGCCACAATCCGCTTCTGGCGCGATTTGCTTGGGCTACCCCTGGTGGCCGGTCTGGGGGAGCGGGGATACCGTCAATACTTCTTTTCCCTGACGGACAGGGACATGGTCGCCTTTTTCGAATGGCCGGAAGGCCGGAGACCGTCCCTCAAAGATCACGGGGTTCCGACCCGGGAGCCTTTGGCCTTTGACCACGTTTCCATCGGGGTGGAGTCCGACGATGATCTCTGGGTTCTCAAGGATCGGTTGGAGGCGGCCGGATTCTGGGTCTCGGAGGTCATGGACCACGGTTTTATCCATTCCATCTATTCCTTCGACCCCAACGACATCCCCATCGAGTTCAGCTCCCCGGTCCGGGGCGTGGATCTGCGAACCCGACCGGTGATGGCCGACCGGAATCCGGTTCCGGCCGCCCTGGAAGGACCGATGCCCAGACCGGAGCCTTGGCCAAGGCCCGAGCCGTTCCCGGGGAGTGAGCGAGCCGTGTACCCAGGTGAAGGGTTGAGCCTGTTGAACCAAACCGGAAAGCCACGTCAGAGCGAAGATCCTCAGGACACGATTTCGTAG